In one window of Gadus chalcogrammus isolate NIFS_2021 chromosome 12, NIFS_Gcha_1.0, whole genome shotgun sequence DNA:
- the LOC130392757 gene encoding artemin, producing the protein MNEASDRPLLDREESSRWRRSPLAEPTSPSTSRRKTNRKKHVVFRDCRIEKKQIRVRDLGLGFDSDEIVLFKYCVGTCQGARGNYDLALKAMIENGSMSHRKVSTQPCCRPTRYETVSFMDAQTIWQTIRRLSAANCSCVG; encoded by the exons ATGAATGAAGCCTCTG AtcgccctctgctggacagAGAGGAAAGCAGCAGGTGGCGACGGTCCCCACTTGCAGAACCTACCTCCCCGAGCACTTCCCGGCGGAAAACAAACCGCAAGAAGCACGTGGTCTTCCGAGACTGCCGCATTGAGAAGAAGCAGATCCGCGTGCGGGACCTAGGCCTGGGCTTCGACTCGGACGAGATCGTACTGTTCAAGTACTGCGTCGGCACGTGCCAGGGTGCACGGGGCAACTACGACCTGGCCCTCAAGGCCATGATAGAGAACGGCAGCATGTCCCATAGGAAGGTCAGCACCCAGCCCTGCTGCCGCCCCACCCGCTACGAAACCGTGTCTTTCATGGATGCTCAGACTATTTGGCAGACCATCCGGAGGCTCTCAGCAGCCAATTGCAGCTGTGTGGGTTGA